The Pseudomonas sp. DG56-2 genome contains a region encoding:
- the dnaX gene encoding DNA polymerase III subunit gamma/tau, giving the protein MSYQVLARKWRPRSFREMVGQTHVLKALINALDNQRLHHAYLFTGTRGVGKTTIARIIAKCLNCETGITSTPCGTCSVCREIDEGRFVDLIEIDAASRTKVEDTRELLDNVQYAPSRGRFKVYLIDEVHMLSSHSFNALLKTLEEPPPYVKFILATTDPQKLPATILSRCLQFSLKNMTPERVVEHLSHVLGAENVPFEDDALWLLGRAADGSMRDAMSLTDQAIAFGEGKVLAADVRAMLGTLDHGQVYGVLQALLEGDARALLEAVRHLAEQGPDWSGVLAEMLNVLHRVAIAQALPEAVDNGQGDRDRVLALAQALPAEDVQFYYQMGLIGRRDLPLAPEPRSGFEMVLLRMLAFRPADTDDAPTPVLKPVGISQATADSATAVAAPGVVAPAVTPIAVVEPAPVVAQSLPVAEPVPEPEPEPEPEPAAVDTEEAAPEPVIDLPWNDAVPVEPDAAAEPIIETPQPEPVPAPAQPAARQDEPPLNDHIGYSPAGMDRDDEPPLDEDYYEPEMDPASYSYLDELAIEHVHEDTPAVAPEPLPAAMPATGLALQWLELFPQLPISGMTGSIAANCTLIAAEGDDWLLHLDPAHSALFNATQQRRLNDALNQHFGRPLKLSIELIRPEQETPAQAAARKRAERQGEAEASIDADPLIQQMIKQFGAMVRHDTIEPVDAPVTQGE; this is encoded by the coding sequence ATGAGTTATCAGGTTCTTGCACGTAAATGGCGTCCGCGCTCGTTCCGCGAAATGGTCGGCCAGACCCATGTGCTCAAGGCCTTGATCAACGCGCTGGACAACCAGCGCCTGCACCACGCCTACCTGTTTACCGGTACTCGAGGCGTGGGCAAGACCACGATTGCGCGAATTATCGCCAAGTGCCTGAACTGCGAAACCGGGATCACGTCCACGCCATGTGGCACCTGTTCGGTATGCCGGGAGATCGATGAGGGTCGTTTTGTCGATCTGATCGAAATCGACGCCGCCAGCCGTACCAAGGTCGAGGATACCCGCGAGCTGCTGGATAACGTGCAGTACGCACCGAGCCGTGGTCGCTTCAAGGTCTACCTGATCGACGAAGTGCACATGCTTTCCAGCCACTCGTTCAACGCTTTGCTCAAGACCCTGGAAGAGCCACCGCCTTACGTCAAGTTCATTCTCGCCACCACTGATCCGCAGAAGCTGCCGGCAACCATTCTTTCTCGCTGCCTGCAGTTTTCGCTGAAGAACATGACGCCGGAGCGGGTGGTCGAGCACTTGAGTCATGTGCTGGGCGCCGAAAACGTTCCTTTCGAAGATGATGCGTTGTGGTTGCTGGGCCGTGCGGCTGATGGCTCGATGCGCGATGCCATGAGTCTCACCGATCAGGCTATTGCCTTCGGCGAAGGCAAAGTATTGGCCGCAGATGTGCGGGCCATGCTCGGTACGCTCGATCATGGGCAGGTCTATGGCGTGCTGCAGGCGCTGCTCGAAGGTGATGCGCGTGCTTTGCTTGAAGCCGTGCGTCATCTGGCCGAGCAGGGGCCGGATTGGAGCGGTGTGCTGGCCGAGATGCTCAATGTGCTGCATCGCGTCGCCATTGCCCAGGCGCTACCTGAGGCGGTCGATAACGGCCAGGGCGATCGTGACCGAGTACTGGCCCTGGCGCAGGCGCTGCCCGCCGAAGATGTTCAGTTCTACTATCAAATGGGGCTGATCGGTCGCCGGGACCTGCCATTGGCGCCCGAACCGCGCAGTGGCTTCGAAATGGTCCTGTTGCGCATGTTGGCGTTCCGTCCAGCCGATACCGATGATGCGCCGACTCCGGTGCTAAAGCCGGTGGGGATCAGCCAGGCCACAGCTGATTCGGCAACAGCGGTGGCAGCACCTGGCGTCGTTGCGCCTGCGGTGACGCCTATAGCGGTTGTCGAACCTGCTCCTGTCGTTGCGCAGTCGTTACCGGTTGCCGAGCCTGTACCCGAGCCCGAGCCCGAGCCCGAGCCCGAGCCCGCTGCGGTCGACACCGAGGAAGCGGCGCCTGAGCCGGTGATCGATCTGCCCTGGAACGATGCTGTGCCGGTCGAGCCCGACGCTGCGGCTGAGCCGATAATCGAAACCCCACAGCCGGAGCCCGTACCGGCGCCAGCACAGCCTGCTGCTCGCCAGGATGAGCCGCCTCTCAACGACCACATCGGCTACAGCCCGGCAGGTATGGATCGGGACGACGAGCCGCCGCTGGATGAAGATTACTACGAGCCTGAGATGGATCCGGCAAGTTACAGCTACCTGGACGAGCTGGCCATCGAGCATGTCCATGAGGACACCCCGGCCGTTGCCCCCGAACCGTTGCCGGCAGCCATGCCGGCCACTGGCCTGGCGTTGCAATGGCTGGAATTATTCCCGCAGTTGCCGATTTCCGGGATGACCGGCAGTATCGCCGCCAACTGTACGTTGATCGCCGCCGAAGGCGATGATTGGCTGCTGCACCTGGACCCGGCCCACAGTGCCCTGTTCAACGCTACCCAGCAGCGCCGCTTGAACGACGCCTTGAACCAGCATTTCGGGCGTCCGCTGAAGCTGTCTATCGAATTGATCCGCCCGGAGCAGGAAACCCCCGCTCAGGCGGCGGCGCGCAAGCGTGCAGAGCGCCAGGGAGAAGCCGAGGCGTCGATTGACGCCGATCCGCTCATCCAGCAGATGATCAAGCAGTTTGGTGCAATGGTTCGACACGATACCATTGAACCTGTAGACGCCCCGGTAACCCAGGGCGAATGA
- a CDS encoding ABC transporter substrate-binding protein → MRWVLNLLMLYIGQLTADELPPMRFAVADSWTMPLVHIENNQPVDGIMFDMMNALAVHTGHRPEFVVIPRLRLPMAMERGSVDVRCFVMPAWADDAHNNYSWSQPLFKQRDLLVTLNSKAVPTNLAQMPRQAIGTVLGFKYPVLQPQFDNGHFERDDARNQLQVLQKLQAGRYSYAVSSQLSLDWFNRQLPAEQRLKGLAVLEEQQLGCMVRNAPSVPTQTLLRALAQMKQSGEIERIFQRYGSQPTLPLPAN, encoded by the coding sequence ATGCGCTGGGTTTTAAACCTGTTGATGCTGTACATCGGCCAGCTTACGGCAGATGAGCTACCGCCTATGCGCTTTGCCGTTGCCGATAGCTGGACCATGCCGTTGGTACACATCGAGAACAACCAACCGGTCGACGGCATCATGTTTGACATGATGAATGCGTTGGCCGTGCACACCGGACATCGCCCCGAGTTTGTGGTGATCCCCCGCTTGCGCCTGCCAATGGCCATGGAGCGTGGCAGCGTAGACGTGCGCTGCTTTGTCATGCCGGCCTGGGCCGACGATGCACACAACAACTACAGCTGGAGCCAGCCACTGTTCAAACAGCGCGACCTCCTGGTTACCCTGAACTCAAAAGCGGTGCCCACAAACCTGGCGCAAATGCCTCGGCAGGCTATCGGCACCGTACTTGGCTTCAAATATCCTGTGCTGCAGCCACAATTCGATAATGGCCACTTCGAGCGAGACGATGCGCGCAACCAGCTGCAAGTGCTGCAAAAGCTCCAGGCCGGGCGCTACAGCTATGCGGTGAGCAGCCAGCTGAGCCTGGACTGGTTCAACCGACAACTCCCCGCAGAGCAGCGCCTGAAGGGGCTGGCGGTATTGGAAGAGCAGCAATTGGGGTGCATGGTACGCAACGCCCCGTCTGTCCCTACACAAACCTTGCTGCGGGCGTTGGCGCAAATGAAGCAGTCGGGAGAAATCGAGCGGATTTTCCAGCGCTACGGCAGCCAGCCCACCTTGCCCCTGCCAGCCAACTGA
- a CDS encoding DUF2938 domain-containing protein, producing MPISTFVIASLVIGAGATLLIDLWVMVLRRLGVPTLNFAMVGRWAGHLLQGRLRHAAIAKAQPVRAELMWGWIIHYAIGVLFAALLLAACGSDWLQSPLLWPALVVGVGSVVAPLCIMQPAMGAGFAASKTPTPLRNCLRSLVTHTIFGLGLYLSGLGFSVFAA from the coding sequence ATGCCTATCTCCACTTTTGTTATCGCAAGCTTAGTGATCGGTGCCGGGGCCACACTGCTCATCGATCTTTGGGTGATGGTGCTTCGGCGTCTTGGGGTACCTACGCTGAATTTCGCCATGGTTGGGCGTTGGGCGGGGCATCTGTTGCAAGGTAGATTGCGTCATGCCGCCATTGCCAAGGCCCAGCCGGTTCGCGCCGAGCTTATGTGGGGCTGGATCATCCACTACGCCATCGGTGTGCTGTTCGCTGCCTTGTTGCTGGCAGCTTGTGGTAGCGATTGGTTGCAGTCGCCGCTGCTGTGGCCCGCCCTGGTCGTGGGTGTGGGTTCGGTGGTGGCGCCACTGTGCATCATGCAGCCGGCGATGGGGGCAGGGTTCGCTGCCTCGAAAACACCGACGCCATTGCGCAATTGTCTGCGCAGCCTGGTAACGCACACGATATTTGGCCTGGGTTTGTACCTGTCGGGATTGGGGTTTTCTGTGTTTGCGGCGTGA
- a CDS encoding helix-turn-helix domain-containing protein, translating into MDIADVAKRTGVPASTLRYYEKKGLITSLAAPGQRRQFAADVIERLALISLGQASGFSLDEVSSMLIHLRVDRQMLVEKAEELEANARRLQAMSKGLRHAAHCPQEDHLNCPTFQRLLKLAAAGALPNAKLKSNISGQGSTGG; encoded by the coding sequence ATGGACATTGCCGACGTCGCCAAACGCACCGGAGTTCCCGCTTCGACATTGCGTTATTACGAGAAAAAAGGGCTGATCACCTCACTGGCAGCCCCGGGCCAGCGACGCCAATTCGCCGCCGATGTCATCGAGCGCCTGGCGTTGATATCACTGGGGCAGGCGTCCGGTTTTTCCCTGGACGAAGTGAGCAGCATGCTGATCCATCTGCGCGTCGATCGACAGATGTTGGTAGAAAAGGCTGAAGAACTCGAAGCCAACGCCAGACGCCTGCAGGCGATGAGCAAAGGCCTGCGCCATGCAGCTCACTGTCCGCAGGAGGATCATTTGAACTGCCCGACGTTTCAGCGCTTGTTGAAGCTGGCCGCCGCAGGCGCGTTGCCTAATGCGAAGCTGAAATCCAATATCAGTGGCCAGGGAAGTACAGGCGGCTAG
- a CDS encoding putative zinc-binding metallopeptidase codes for MYRFFEQLSGRIAAVLAGREQRAARVWQCRCGQSVFFRNSRCLACQAALGFWPPDHQISSLSAGAGEGLWLLDGAPEAGAQRRCANLDTPAACNWLLSADEPHSLCLACRLTQTLPDLSIANNPARWCKLEMAKRRLVAQLLDLGLTVTPKSAIHTQGLAFDFIGVDLEGNAPTTGHADGLITLDVREADDDWRERVRVQLHEPYRTLLGHMRHEVGHYYWDRLIAQSDWLEDFRALFGDERLNYAEALERHYQQGAPADWAQAHVSAYATMHPWEDWAETWAHYLHMSDALDTALALGMNAKSLDLDYPPFQHEDLYCPDDPSAVCFLAFLNAWVELSAMLNELSRSMGQADFYPFVLSKPVVAKLHFIHMRIARQTP; via the coding sequence ATGTACCGTTTTTTCGAGCAATTGAGCGGCAGGATCGCCGCCGTACTAGCCGGTCGTGAACAGCGCGCGGCAAGGGTTTGGCAATGCCGTTGCGGGCAGTCGGTATTTTTTCGCAACAGCCGTTGTCTGGCGTGTCAGGCCGCGTTGGGTTTTTGGCCGCCAGACCATCAGATCAGCAGCCTGTCGGCGGGTGCTGGTGAAGGCCTCTGGCTACTCGATGGTGCGCCTGAGGCGGGCGCTCAGCGCCGGTGCGCCAATCTCGATACCCCGGCGGCCTGCAATTGGCTACTGAGTGCTGATGAGCCGCACAGTTTGTGCCTGGCTTGTCGCTTGACTCAAACGCTTCCTGACCTGTCTATTGCCAACAACCCTGCGCGCTGGTGCAAGCTGGAGATGGCCAAGCGGCGCCTGGTCGCGCAACTGCTGGACCTGGGGCTTACAGTTACGCCGAAAAGCGCCATCCACACACAAGGCTTGGCGTTCGACTTCATTGGCGTCGACCTGGAGGGCAATGCGCCTACCACGGGTCACGCCGATGGGCTGATCACCCTGGATGTGCGTGAGGCCGACGATGACTGGCGCGAGCGGGTGCGGGTGCAGTTGCATGAACCCTATCGAACCTTGCTGGGCCATATGCGCCACGAAGTCGGCCACTACTACTGGGATCGCTTGATTGCCCAATCAGACTGGTTGGAAGATTTTCGCGCCTTGTTCGGTGATGAGCGCCTGAACTACGCCGAGGCGCTTGAGCGTCATTACCAGCAAGGCGCGCCCGCAGATTGGGCGCAAGCCCATGTCAGCGCCTACGCGACCATGCACCCTTGGGAAGACTGGGCGGAAACCTGGGCCCACTACCTGCACATGAGCGATGCTCTCGATACCGCCTTGGCCCTGGGCATGAACGCTAAAAGTCTGGACCTTGACTATCCACCGTTCCAGCATGAAGACCTGTATTGCCCAGACGACCCCAGCGCGGTTTGCTTCCTGGCGTTTCTCAATGCCTGGGTCGAACTCTCGGCGATGCTTAACGAACTGTCACGCAGCATGGGGCAGGCGGATTTTTATCCCTTCGTGTTGAGCAAGCCGGTGGTGGCCAAGCTGCACTTTATCCACATGCGGATTGCTCGCCAGACGCCATGA
- the ligA gene encoding NAD-dependent DNA ligase LigA, protein MTAESRILELRAELDQHNHRYYVLDEPSVPDAEYDRLFNELKALEAEHPELVTPDSPTQRVGGAALSAFSQVRHEVPMLSLGNAFEENDLREFDRRVVEGLDLPAGDLFGDAAAVDYSCEPKLDGLAVSLLYRDGQLVQGATRGDGTTGEDISVNVRTVRNIPLKLQGEGWPAVLEVRGEVYMSKAGFERLNLAQIEAGAKTFANPRNAAAGSLRQLDSKITASRPLEFCCYGLGQVSAPLADTHIGTLEQLKAWGLPISRELRHAAGVAECLAYYRDIGARRNDLPYEIDGVVFKVNSLASQRELGFRAREPRWAIAHKFPAMEELTEVLDVEFQVGRTGAVTPVARLKPVKVAGVTVSNATLHNMDEVARLGLMIGDTVIIRRAGDVIPQVMQVVTDRRPDHARPVHIPTQCPVCGSQVERTQLIKRSKGKETVSEGAVYRCVGRLACAAQLKQAIIHYVSRRAMDIEGLGEKSVEQLVDEGLIRSPADLYQLTFEQIVDLEGFAELSSKNLLAAIAASKQPGLARFIYALGIPDVGEETAKVLARSLGSLQRVMAALPQVLTYLPDIGLEVAHEIHSFFEDEHNRTVIAQLLERGLQLQDEGELAAEFAASTTLAGLIAKLDIPSVGPTGAEKLVAKLDSLEKIIAADGIDLRQALAAKQADAVRNYFQVPANAALALAIEAQLRDFGMHWTSEKKVAAGLPLAGQTWVLTGSLERMSRDIAKDKLESLGAKVAGSVSAKTHCVVAGPGAGSKLAKANELGLKVLDEDAFVTFLTEQGIAV, encoded by the coding sequence ATGACCGCCGAATCCCGAATCCTTGAACTGCGTGCCGAGCTCGACCAGCACAACCATCGCTACTATGTGCTTGATGAGCCCAGCGTTCCGGACGCCGAGTACGACCGTCTGTTCAATGAACTCAAGGCACTGGAGGCCGAGCACCCTGAGCTGGTAACGCCTGACTCGCCGACTCAGCGGGTCGGCGGTGCGGCATTGTCGGCATTCAGTCAGGTGCGCCACGAAGTACCGATGCTCAGCCTGGGCAACGCCTTCGAGGAGAACGACCTGCGTGAGTTCGACCGGCGCGTGGTCGAGGGTCTGGACCTGCCAGCAGGCGACCTGTTCGGTGATGCAGCGGCAGTGGACTACAGCTGTGAGCCCAAACTCGATGGCCTGGCTGTCAGTCTGCTGTATCGCGACGGGCAACTGGTGCAGGGCGCCACCCGAGGTGATGGCACCACGGGCGAAGACATCAGCGTCAATGTTCGTACCGTGCGCAACATTCCCCTGAAGCTACAAGGCGAGGGCTGGCCTGCCGTGCTGGAAGTGCGCGGTGAGGTGTACATGTCCAAGGCCGGGTTCGAGCGCCTGAACCTGGCGCAGATCGAGGCGGGCGCCAAAACCTTCGCCAACCCGCGCAACGCCGCGGCGGGCAGTTTGCGCCAGTTGGATTCGAAGATCACCGCCAGCCGCCCGCTGGAATTCTGCTGCTATGGCTTGGGCCAGGTTTCGGCGCCACTTGCTGATACGCACATCGGTACCCTCGAGCAGCTCAAGGCCTGGGGCTTGCCGATCAGTCGCGAGCTGCGGCATGCCGCAGGCGTGGCCGAGTGCTTGGCGTACTACCGCGATATCGGTGCGCGTCGTAACGACCTGCCTTACGAGATCGATGGCGTCGTGTTCAAGGTCAACAGCCTGGCTTCCCAGCGCGAGTTGGGTTTTCGTGCCCGCGAACCGCGTTGGGCCATTGCCCACAAGTTCCCGGCAATGGAAGAGCTGACTGAAGTGCTGGATGTTGAATTCCAGGTAGGTCGCACCGGCGCGGTAACTCCGGTAGCTCGGCTGAAACCAGTGAAGGTGGCTGGGGTTACGGTCTCCAACGCGACATTGCACAACATGGACGAAGTGGCGCGCCTGGGCCTGATGATCGGCGACACGGTTATCATTCGCCGCGCGGGCGACGTGATCCCGCAGGTCATGCAGGTTGTGACCGATCGACGTCCGGACCATGCGCGTCCCGTGCACATACCCACGCAGTGCCCGGTATGTGGTTCGCAGGTTGAGCGCACCCAACTGATCAAACGCAGCAAAGGCAAGGAAACCGTCAGTGAGGGTGCGGTGTACCGTTGTGTGGGCCGCCTGGCCTGTGCCGCGCAACTCAAGCAGGCGATCATTCACTACGTTTCGCGACGGGCCATGGATATTGAGGGTCTTGGCGAAAAAAGCGTCGAACAACTGGTGGATGAAGGCCTGATTCGTTCTCCGGCAGACCTCTATCAGCTGACGTTCGAGCAGATTGTCGACCTGGAAGGATTTGCCGAACTGTCGAGCAAGAATCTGCTGGCAGCCATAGCCGCCAGCAAACAGCCTGGCCTGGCACGCTTCATCTATGCCCTCGGCATTCCTGATGTAGGCGAAGAGACAGCCAAGGTGCTAGCGCGCTCTCTGGGCTCGTTGCAGCGGGTTATGGCGGCATTGCCGCAGGTACTCACTTACTTGCCGGATATTGGCCTGGAAGTGGCGCATGAGATTCACAGCTTCTTTGAAGACGAGCACAACCGCACCGTCATTGCGCAATTGCTTGAGCGTGGACTGCAATTGCAGGATGAAGGCGAGTTGGCGGCGGAGTTCGCTGCAAGCACTACCCTGGCCGGCTTGATCGCCAAACTGGATATTCCTTCGGTAGGGCCGACGGGCGCCGAGAAGCTGGTGGCCAAGCTCGACAGCCTGGAGAAGATCATCGCTGCCGACGGTATCGACTTACGTCAGGCATTGGCTGCCAAGCAGGCGGACGCAGTGCGCAATTATTTCCAGGTGCCGGCAAACGCGGCGCTGGCCTTGGCCATCGAAGCGCAGTTGCGTGACTTTGGCATGCATTGGACGAGTGAGAAAAAGGTTGCTGCCGGCTTGCCGCTGGCTGGTCAGACCTGGGTGTTGACTGGCTCGCTGGAGCGCATGAGCCGCGATATTGCCAAGGACAAGCTCGAAAGCCTGGGTGCCAAGGTGGCCGGTTCGGTGTCGGCCAAGACTCACTGTGTGGTCGCTGGGCCCGGTGCCGGCTCCAAGTTGGCCAAGGCCAACGAGCTGGGTCTGAAGGTGTTGGATGAAGATGCATTCGTGACCTTCCTGACCGAGCAGGGAATTGCTGTGTAA
- the zipA gene encoding cell division protein ZipA: protein MEIGLREWLIVIGIIVIAGILFDGWRRMRGGKGKLKFRLDRSFSNAPDDDSSAEVIGSPRVLDTHQEPELDEHDLPSMSAGRERDTSSKPKASKRKRGNEPHQGDLNLAAEPREREPDLFASVDDDFPDETRSTGTAFGSSEARDLPPVEEVLVISVISRDEGGFKGPALLQNILESGLRFGEMDIFHRHESMAGNGEVLFSMANAVKPGVFDLDDIDHFSTRAVSFFLGLPGPRHPKQAFDVMVAAARKLAHELNGELKDDQRSVMTAQTIEHYRQRIVEFERRALTQKR from the coding sequence ATGGAAATCGGTCTGCGCGAGTGGCTGATCGTCATCGGCATAATTGTCATTGCCGGTATTCTTTTTGACGGCTGGCGCCGTATGCGCGGCGGCAAGGGCAAGCTGAAATTTCGCCTGGATCGCAGCTTTTCCAATGCGCCGGATGACGACAGCAGCGCCGAGGTAATCGGCTCGCCACGGGTATTGGACACCCATCAGGAGCCTGAGCTGGATGAGCACGACTTGCCGTCGATGAGTGCGGGGCGCGAGCGTGACACCAGCAGCAAGCCTAAAGCCTCCAAGCGCAAGCGTGGCAACGAACCACATCAGGGCGACCTGAACCTGGCGGCTGAGCCGCGTGAGCGCGAGCCGGATCTGTTCGCTAGCGTCGACGATGACTTTCCCGATGAAACTCGCAGTACCGGGACTGCCTTTGGCAGCAGTGAAGCGCGCGATCTGCCACCGGTTGAAGAGGTGCTGGTGATCAGTGTGATCTCTCGTGATGAAGGCGGCTTCAAAGGTCCGGCACTGCTGCAGAACATCCTGGAAAGCGGTTTGCGTTTCGGTGAAATGGATATTTTCCACCGTCACGAAAGCATGGCCGGTAATGGTGAAGTCCTGTTCTCGATGGCCAACGCCGTTAAGCCAGGCGTGTTCGACCTGGATGACATCGACCATTTCAGCACCCGCGCGGTAAGCTTTTTCCTGGGGCTGCCAGGCCCGCGTCATCCCAAGCAAGCCTTCGATGTCATGGTGGCTGCGGCGCGTAAGCTGGCCCACGAGCTCAATGGCGAGCTTAAAGATGATCAGCGCAGTGTAATGACTGCCCAGACCATCGAGCATTACCGTCAGCGCATTGTCGAGTTCGAGCGTCGCGCCCTGACCCAGAAACGCTAA